A DNA window from Gigantopelta aegis isolate Gae_Host chromosome 4, Gae_host_genome, whole genome shotgun sequence contains the following coding sequences:
- the LOC121369955 gene encoding uncharacterized protein LOC121369955, protein MFYREELNNGDSSWYNHHLQERQAKLGCIYHQIPIHIRPVSLNKESRDTPISHKVYAYRQAPKHIIGRRVSAFYENRETPISRIAGQRHEYTCSHERVNVRYRPIAPSENWEALVSGRSEPHHVYNHSLTHFNPPRSLIRENTECPSSYISGLRYQYNLELERRYQRKPPNENRNMPVSQRSGVRVKYMDKPIVNRYKTPILNKSKNAKSHEQMDNGCPQQSTTANRETCISHISKGRQIFNQELTGFSSPLTHYNRKPNDIDLPDTGIRAISGQTKPFIEDYFQNCDKKAYNIRCSSENAERLQEKEYFIRHESNPGIRRGESAERSVVDAIERMRIHFGAGDVEPMCLISGFEFENYLKHLKTADMIGHADRISAKRYLSRRDNGEHDILILHLNHGVTFIQVKAIGESMQVADSEGYWKAVKKRKDQHNRKIKDFIERALKQLDRDERMFRHVMKDLHLNIPVRKVVALPNIRRETLVNLSSSVSVLRQHLGLDALERCLFANEVHCRDVSDTSPLSLWWARNIQSYPGFKDVDTYKNVIDIYCNMMPTGKRPSSQAVPENCDTNMEVQTTEYNAEYNGTPIPDPCTCLTEESVAETEYSDTPVPDPCTFLTEESVAETEYSDTPVPDPGTFLTEESVAETEYSDTPVPDPCTCLTEESVAENEYSDTPVPDPCTCLTEEPVAETEYSDTPVPDPCTFLTEESVAETEYTDTPVPDPCTFLTEESVAETEYSDTPVPDPCTFLTEESVAVTEYSDNKMVLHTEDQDVETKPEEDEVGNSTKIPEKISHRVSLFHYKLSNDLEDSVKSGPTDFLFHELYQTFFMEYLTNLAFPVQIKAFSVSIWSKKGFQ, encoded by the coding sequence ATGTTCTATCGTGAAGAGTTAAACAATGGAGATTCCAGTTGGTACAACCATCATTTGCAGGAGCGCCAAGCAAAACTGGGTTGCATTTACCATCAGATACCAATACATATCCGTCCAGTATCACTAAACAAGGAAAGCAGAGACACCCCTATTTCACACAAAGTCTACGCTTACAGACAGGCACCAAAACACATTATCGGCCGTCGAGTATCAGCCTTCTATGAAAACAGAGAAACTCCAATTTCACGCATAGCAGGACAACGTCacgaatatacatgtagtcacgAGCGGGTAAACGTTAGATATCGGCCAATAGCACCCAGTGAAAACTGGGAAGCCCTCGTTTCAGGCAGATCAGAACCGCATCATGTATACAACCATAGTCTAACACATTTTAATCCTCCAAGATCACTAATCAGAGAAAACACCGAATGTCCAAGTTCATATATATCAGGATTACGTTACCAGTACAACCTAGAATTGGAAAGGAGGTACCAAAGAAAGCCACCAAATGAAAACAGAAACATGCCAGTTTCGCAGAGATCAGGAGTACGTGTTAAATACATGGACAAACCGATAGTCAATAGATATAAAACACCAATACTCAATAAAAGCAAAAACGCAAAAAGCCATGAACAAATGGATAATGGGTGTCCACAACAATCAACCACTGCAAACAGAGAAACCTGTATTTCACACATATCAAAAGGACGTCAAATATTCAATCAAGAACTAACAGGTTTTTCATCGCCATTAACCCATTACAACAGAAAACCAAACGATATTGACTTGCCAGATACAGGCATACGCGCTATAAGCGGCCAAACGAAACCTTTCATAGAAGATTACTTCCAGAATTGCGACAAAAAGGCATACAACATCAGATGTTCCTCAGAGAACGCAGAAAGATTgcaagaaaaggaatatttcatACGACACGAAAGCAACCCCGGGATAAGAAGAGGAGAAAGTGCAGAACGCAGTGTTGtggatgccatcgaaagaatgAGGATACACTTTGGAGCGGGAGACGTGGAACCCATGTGTTTGATTTCAGGGTTCGAGTTTGAAAACTatctcaaacatttgaaaacagCGGACATGATTGGCCACGCTGACCGCATTTCTGCGAAAAGGTATCTTTCACGAAGAGACAATGGTGAACACGACATTCTGATCTTGCATCTCAATCATGGTGTAACGTTTATTCAGGTGAAGGCGATAGGTGAGTCCATGCAAGTGGCAGACAGCGAAGGGTACTGGAAGGCAGTGAAGAAGCGCAAGGACCAAcacaacagaaaaataaaagatttcatTGAACGCGCACTGAAACAGCTCGATAGAGATGAGCGAATGTTTCGACACGTGATGAAAGACTTGCATCTCAATATTCCAGTAAGGAAGGTGGTCGCTCTTCCAAATATTAGAAGAGAAACCTTGGTTAATTTAAGTTCATCTGTTTCTGTGCTGAGACAACACCTTGGTCTCGATGCACTGGAAAGATGTCTGTTTGCCAATGAAGTCCATTGTAGAGATGTTTCTGACACTAGTCCTTTGTCTTTGTGGTGGGCCAGGAATATCCAAAGTTACCCGGGATTTAAGGACGTTGATACATACAAAAACGTTATTGACATATACTGCAATATGATGCCGACTGGTAAACGTCCATCATCACAAGCTGTGCCGGAAAATTGTGACACTAACATGGAAGTACAGACAACAGAATACAACGCGGAATACAATGGAACTCCCATACCAGATCCGTGTACTTGTCTGACAGAGGAGTCAGTTGCCGAAACTGAGTACAGTGACACGCCAGTACCAGATCCGTGTACTTTTCTGACAGAGGAATCTGTTGCCGAAACTGAGTACAGTGACACGCCAGTACCAGATCCGGGTACTTTTCTGACAGAGGAATCTGTTGCCGAAACTGAGTACAGCGACACGCCAGTACCAGATCCGTGTACTTGTCTGACAGAGGAATCTGTTGCCGAAAATGAGTACAGTGACACGCCAGTACCAGATCCGTGTACTTGTCTGACAGAGGAACCTGTTGCCGAAACTGAGTACAGTGACACGCCAGTACCAGATCCGTGTACTTTTCTGACAGAGGAATCTGTTGCCGAAACCGAGTACACTGACACGCCAGTACCAGATCCGTGTACTTTTCTGACAGAGGAATCTGTTGCCGAAACTGAGTACAGTGACACGCCAGTACCAGATCCGTGTACTTTTCTGACAGAGGAATCTGTTGCCGTAACTGAGTATTCCGACAACAAAATGGTTTTGCATACGGAAGATCAAGATGTTGAAACTAAACCTGAAGAAGATGAAGTTGGAAACAGCACCAAAATACCAGAAAAAATATCACACCGTGTGTCTTTGTTTCACTATAAGTTATCAAATGATCTGGAGGATTCTGTTAAATCTGGCCCGACGGACTTCCTATTCCACGAGCTTTACCAAACATTCTTCATGGAATACTTGACAAACCTAGCTTTTCCAGTACAGATAAAAGCTTTTTCAGTCAGTATCTGGTCAAAGAAGGGCTTTCAGTAG
- the LOC121370988 gene encoding uncharacterized protein LOC121370988, whose amino-acid sequence MRMNGHRGHLASPRNTVQALEYPELQVTGEPLSVPGISQTTYIHNLKDHDYESIGNVLARLETFKLSSSLPLTYIACECSRQCDAEADSGRLSTVTHDSDEDDSSDDDAVISIDHMLNVVSRIQNRPASASNANTVLRLISTYSSREDITVDQVSKIQTLVRTCKPEFREAGLLFMRQLFTNRENALLMAQMEVFNDLMTVLSSPHSAKIQTAALRAAEQLFVHVSVAELLCCEVEEVLLPVLLRILYSDHPMDMKYISCCILQILSTHAPTASLVGQELLFIVKELKNSNAKMKEVFVEIVINLYRQTDVIYPDMIDKNILQSATNMIRDGPCGVQQQALNLIKCLAEDESEISSVIKGRELVLCILQCLKDSHCRKVRSVASKVIHILTSVKKISLAKAMMEHFSALIYPGDGDSCGDVSARGTSKVVYPVRVKHKADIRMWNAFENTAASVAELICKEADIKEDESTGQLSMKDDQSVSDWNTHKLDTLSSLISIATNFCLWPVEKQKSAFNPPDLSDLFDDQHLRDVYSTLNRQVTLDIWNKCGRHAALILGKFAEKFEIRSNPLSARARSRSSSRHRHGSPVSARSCPGSPISARRGRTPRCDYLSLQEVLLIKNLLEFFLCIAISTCGRKGKEAGRLTKHEKEVTSSPKKNLWVMDNPHLTHSINRYSLYDTADAAERKQLELVEKETSTEQRVLRKGLYEEDLIRIVSPFIDHDDSQIRILSTKILRCAIQPLEEKLVTADNHNMAGASSGPVSAFRPRSRPGSAHCERERKMVIALRQMPSEVAGMIRDAIKVRPSSASGSTQSTQKGSAKKTTKINLKPNDVRPKIDLSKPIAHQCRQSTVAACGPQLIKGLFSKSRDVRKSSLLLMHDLVLHDNVETHMQLSELGCIPKLIDFIRINEEDEMLEIIALILTRLLVSSDHRLKQLFDRHGGSNMLMAMSMYTSGVIREEVKSTLKAITHGATPSRVRPSSAPAQRSCRPPDIWDKIMTRWGYEDKVVEILKKFA is encoded by the exons ATGAGAATGAATGGACACAGGGGTCACCTGGCCAGTCCTCGTAACACTGTCCAGGCCCTGGAATACCCCGAGTTACAAGTCACTGGGGAGCCTCTGAGTGTGCCTGGAATATCACagacaacatatatacataaccTCAA AGACCATGATTATGAAAGCATTGGTAATGTCCTTGCACGACTTGAAACTTTCAAACTGAGTTCCAGTTTGCCCCTCACCTACATCGCCTGTGAGTGCAGTCGGCAATGTGACGCTGAAGCCGACTCTGGGAGGCTGAGTACGGTGACACATGACTCCGATGAAGATGATTCTTCCGACGATGATGCAG TAATTTCAATAGACCACATGCTGAATGTTGTGTCGAGAATTCAAAACCGACCAGCCAGTGCATCTAATGCAAACACAGTGTTGCGACTTATCAGTACCTACAGCAGTAGAGAAGACATTACAGTGGACCAAGTCAGCAAG ATTCAAACCCTTGTACGCACATGTAAGCCAGAATTTCGAGAGGCAGGGCTGCTGTTTATGAGGCAGTTGTTCACCAACAGGGAAAATGCATTGCTCATGGCACAGATGGAAGTCTTCAATGATCTCATGACGGTCTTGTCCTCCCCACACAGTGCCAAGATCCAGACTGCAGCTCTTAGGGCTGCCGAACAA ctgTTTGTCCATGTTAGTGTGGCCGAGTTGTTATGCTGTGAGGTTGAAGAGGTCCTGTTACCCGTGTTGTTGCGTATCTTGTACAGCGATCATCCGATGGACATGAAGTATATCAGCTGCTGCATTCTCCAAATTCTCTCCACACACGCACCCACTGCAAGTCTCGTGGGACAGGAGCTGCTCTTCATTGTCAAAGAACTCAAAAACTCTAATGCCAAAATGAAG gaagtgtttgttgaAATTGTCATCAATTTGTATCGTCAGACTGATGTTATATACCCGGACATGATTGACAAAAACATTCTGCAGTCTGCCACAAATATGATACGAGATGGTCCCTG TGGAGTACAACAACAAGCACTCAACttgatcaaatgtttggcaGAAGACGAATCAGAGATTTCTTCTGTGATTAAAGGGAGAGAActtgtgttgtgtattttacAATGTCTTAAAGATTCACATTGTAG GAAAGTTCGTTCAGTAGCAAGCAAAGTGATCCACATTCTAACAAGTGTAAAGAAGATTTCTCTTGCCAAGGCCATGATGGAACACTTCAGTGCCTTGATCTACCCAGGAGACGGTGACTCTTGTGGAGATGTCAGTGCTCGAGGGACTTCTAAAGTTGTCTACCCTGTGCGAGTGAAACACAAAGCTGATATACGGATGTGGAATGCATTTGAGAATACGGCTGCTTCAGTCGCAGAACTTATTTGTAAAGAAG CTGATATTAAGGAAGACGAATCGACTGGTCAGTTGTCAATGAAGGATGACCAGTCCGTGTCTGACTGGAATACGCACAAGCTTGACACACTCTCCAGTCTCATTTCCATAGCAACAAACTTCTGCCTGTGGCCTGTTGAAAAACAGAAATCTGCATTCAACCCTCCTGATTTGTCCGACCTCTTTGATGATCAGCATTTAAG agaCGTGTACTCCACACTGAATCGCCAGGTTACTCTGGATATCTGGAATAAATGTGGTCGACACGCAGCTCTCATCTTGGGCAAGTTTGCAGAGAAGTTTGAGATCCGGagtaacccgctgtcggcacgtGCGCGATCGAGAAGTTCTTCCCGTCACCGCCATGGTTCACCGGTCTCCGCTCGATCATGTCCAGGATCCCCGATATCGGCTCGACGGGGCAGAACACCAAGATGCGACTACCTCAGTCTTCAAGAAGTCCTCCTCATTAAAAACCTTCTCGAGTTCTTTCTATGCATTGCTATTTCGACCTGTGGACGGAAGGGGAAGGAAGCTGGACGACTCACAAAACATGAGAAAGAAGTGACATCATCGCCGAAGAAGAACCTGTGGGTGATGGACAACCCTCACCTGACTCACAGTATAAACCGCTACTCGCTGTATGACACTGCGGATGCGGCTGAGCGGAAACAGTTGGAGCTTGTGGAGAAGGAAACCAGCACCGAGCAGAGAGTTCTTAGGAAGGGACTGTATGAAGAAGATCTCATTAGAATTGTCTCCCCTTTTATAGATCATGACGATTCACAGATCAGA ATTTTGTCAACAAAGATTCTCAGATGTGCAATTCAGCCATTAGAGGAGAAGCTTGTTACTGCGGACAACCACAACATGGCCGGTGCAAGCTCAGGGCCTGTTTCAGCTTTCAGACCAAGATCTAG ACCTGGCTCAGCTCATTgtgagagggagagaaagatgGTGATCGCGCTCCGCCAAATGCCTTCAGAAGTGGCGGGAATGATCAGGGATGCCATCAAAGTGCGTCCATCCTCAGCTTCTGGATCCACACAAAGCACACAGAAGG GGTCAGCTaaaaagacaacaaagataAATTTAAAACCCAATGATGTCCGACCTAAGATTGACTTAAGTAAGCCTATTGCTCATCAGTGCAGACAGTCGACAGTTGCTGCATGTGGTCCCCAACTCATCAAAGGGCTCTTCAGCAAGTCTAGAGATGTCAGGAAGAGTTCTCTTCTCCTGATGCATGACCTTGTTCTCCACGACaat GTTGAAACCCACATGCAATTGTCTGAACTTGGCTGTATTCCAAAACTGATTGATTTTATTCGAATCAATGAAGAAGATGAAATGCTGGAGATAATTG CCCTGATTTTAACGCGACTGCTGGTGTCGAGTGACCACCGGTTGAAGCAGCTGTTTGACCGTCATGGAGGATCCAACATGCTGATGGCCATGTCCATGTACACCAGTGGGGTCATCAGAGAGGAGGTCAAATCCACGCTGAAGGCAATCACACACG gtGCCACACCTAGTCGTGTGAGACCCAGCTCGGCCCCTGCACAGAGATCCTGCAGACCACCTGATATCTGGGACAAG aTAATGACTCGGTGGGGATATGAAGATAAAGTGGTGGAGATTCTTAAAAAATTTGCCTGA